gagagagagagagagagagaacgcGACGAGCAATGGGAGGAGGGGGTTGTTTCCGCGCAGCCGAGCTTCCGTCACCGTCGCTGGCTCCCTTCTCTGTCATTGTCGCGTGTTAGTTTCCTAAGCTAATTCTTATTAATGCTTTGAATAGTAATGTCAGTTAATGTGACAGGATTAGTTACCAATTTAATTTCCAGCATTTGGTGAAGAATCTTTTATGTTACATCTCTGCATAAATCATATTACATATGATgaagaaatttttaaaagcatcaTAATTTGGTCAGCTACACCACACACATTTTTAAAATGAAGTAAGTCTTttggaaaagaaataaatagaAGTCAGTATGGTTTTATGTGGTTGATGTGAAATGTGAGTTGCAGCATATAGTGCTTGCAAGGATCCTTTGTCCCATAAATTGTGAACCTTTCATCCTTTTACTACAGAGAATTACGCTTTCATTATCGAAATATTAGCCTCTTTTACCAAAACTTTTTTCACCCTTCAGAGCACAGGAAAGATCTCAAGCTTGCAACTGCAACCATGGTTGGTAACAGTGACACCGAACACAGCACAACACAGATGTGGCGATTCACCTGGGAAGCACAATCGCCTACCCCAACACTTCGCCTATTGCTCTTCACCACTGACACCACCTTCAACCCTTCCCTCCAATGCTACAATCTCAGTGTCAAATTTACTTCCCCACACTCTGTCCTATCCGTGGAATGGTCTGACTCTGATGGCGCTGCACCCTCCAAGCTCAGCGTTCCGGTTCCAAGGGTTTTGGTTGACAGGGAGTCACCGGTGATCTTCCGGGCACTCAGCGATCACATTGAGGTGAAACTCTGCCTCCTCCTTCCTGTGAATCACCCCATCCTTTCCTGCCTGCCCGACGACCTCCAAAATCTGTTGCCCGGTGCCTCCAGGCCTCTCAAAATGCAATCTGGTAATCTTAAAATGTTGCTTATTTGGTGCCATTTTGGGGCCTTATGTTTTTTTCTTGCAACTTCGTGTTGAGGGGTTTGTGACAATTGCATTGACTTTTGCATGGTATAATTGTTTATGTTACCTCTGTTAATCTCTGACAATTGCTTACTTTCCTCGTTCGTTGTTTCCTTACATTGAAGAATGTGTTCTTTCTATTATGTGTTAGCTAGTTTCTTTGTGTTCATTTTGGCCAATAATTTTTGTTCTTTCTTGTTGCTTCTTTTGTGTTTGCATTATAGAAGATGTTGATGTTataacagttttttttttttttttttttttttttttttgggttcaGATGTTGAAAGTTTATCTTCTAAAGGAGAAGTAGACTTCTATTGCAGAAGATGCTCATTCCAATTAAACAGATATCCTCTGAGGTAAGATTTTATACTtctcatttaaataaaaaaaaaaaagaaaaaaaaagaaatattgattATCTAGTATTTTGTTGACTTTTCATAGATAGTTTAGCCATGAAGTGCAGACATAGTTGCTTTATGGTTCAAATACAAGAAAGCAAACTGATGAGACTTCATCACTTACAGTTTTAATACCAGTAAACCTGGGATTGCTAATTCATatagttttttatatttaaatatcttCGGCATTCTCATTTTCCGTCTACATCACGTATTTAGGAATTTTGTTGAAATGCCATCAGCGAATTGGAGGGAGGTTGCCGACAACTGGTTCGGGGCTTGTTGTTGTTCATTTGGTGGTATAAGTGAGAAGCTGGTGGTAAGGTATGCTAATTCTTATGCATGTTCACAGGGGATATGCCTATTGAGCTATACATCTGTCACTCTTTGCAAGGATGATCTGCTGGAATCTAATTTTCCTGAAGTGTGTGCACAAAAAGGGTGTGATTCTGTCGTCGATAACCTTGCAGATGAAATTGTCTGCAAAGCCACAATAACCTCTGGATTAACCAAGGAAAGCACCTCAACCTTCAATCATACTGATACAAGTCAAGTGATATGTACTTTTAATGAGAATTCAAGGTTTACATTTCCTCAGAATGAAAAGCTTTCTGTGAATTTGAGACATGAAGTCACTGTGAATAAGCCTAATAATAGTGACTTCTCTAATTCACATCCAGATTCAGATGGGGCTGAAGATGTGGCCATCACTCCTAATTGTTGTGTTCATAAGGCTAGTATTCTTGGGGATGAAGACATGGAAATTCTAGGAAATAAGAGATCTTTCCTCAATGGGTTTCTTGAAGATGTTTTCATGGCTAGATCTTCAAATCTTTCAAATGATATTGATTGGCATGAATTTAAATGCCCTCAATGCAGGTCTCTTCTTGGAGCCTACCCCTGTTGTGAGGGCCTTGCTCCTGTAGATGGAGGAGTACGATTAATCAAATGTTGTATATCAACCTGTGTGCCAAATGGAGGATCAGGTGACATATTCAGGTTAGCCAAGATAATTCTTCtatatcaaaaagaaaaaacatgAATGATTTTTCTGAATTGTGCCCTAATAACACAAATGCAGCTGATTGTGATAAAGAAGTTTGAGTAAAAGAACTATGATCCTTGAGCATCAAATAAATTGTTGATGCTAAAATGTTTTTAGGGAGGTAACATATATTGAGGATCCTAAAACAAGTATCTGGgtactttttttatttgaatactTTTGTGAGTGACATTTTATCTTTATTCCTTTCCAGCTGCTCATTTTAAGTAGGATATTGTTGACAAGTGTCCTTAATACAAAAAATAGATGGATTTCATAGAGAAAGTGAATCTCTATTGCTTTTACTATCAATGGAAATTTCAAAATgttatttttctataaattcCTTCCATATGTATATTAGCTAGGCCATTTTAAATATGTGCATGCAAAATGTGGGGTGAAAATTGGATGCTTTGGACTGGATCATGATGGAGATAGGTAACAAATGATTAATTTGCTTTTGatgattcataaaaaaaaaaactattaaaagATTCATCACCTCCATGACCCATTTAGTAAACTATTCAACCCATTCGATTGCTCTGGTTATCTATAATTTACAGCATTTCCTGGTCTTTCCTATATTCCAGATTCTATTACTAGGAGCTATTTTATCTTTGTAATGGCTAGCTCCTTTAGCtaaagctatatatatatatatattgcttcAATGCTTATGGCAGTTTTAGTGGAACAAACCTTAAGAGTTCagtttagtttatttatttatcttttttatttagaGCATGAGAGTTGAATTTATTCTTAGGTTTGATTGTCAATATGGATGAACTGAAATAATTCTGATGCATTATATTCGTTT
The genomic region above belongs to Arachis stenosperma cultivar V10309 chromosome 5, arast.V10309.gnm1.PFL2, whole genome shotgun sequence and contains:
- the LOC130979004 gene encoding uncharacterized protein LOC130979004; translation: MVGNSDTEHSTTQMWRFTWEAQSPTPTLRLLLFTTDTTFNPSLQCYNLSVKFTSPHSVLSVEWSDSDGAAPSKLSVPVPRVLVDRESPVIFRALSDHIEVKLCLLLPVNHPILSCLPDDLQNLLPGASRPLKMQSDVESLSSKGEVDFYCRRCSFQLNRYPLRNFVEMPSANWREVADNWFGACCCSFGGISEKLVVRYANSYACSQGICLLSYTSVTLCKDDLLESNFPEVCAQKGCDSVVDNLADEIVCKATITSGLTKESTSTFNHTDTSQVICTFNENSRFTFPQNEKLSVNLRHEVTVNKPNNSDFSNSHPDSDGAEDVAITPNCCVHKASILGDEDMEILGNKRSFLNGFLEDVFMARSSNLSNDIDWHEFKCPQCRSLLGAYPCCEGLAPVDGGVRLIKCCISTCVPNGGSGDIFSNYTVDRMFANQLVECASAESSFRFVIRELNTKSPVLQIVLLNPDNWSCFGSCTGTGDENILPKLQLQPIIKVLFSDCMTGDETQLRIIEEWATKNSAEDIFMLTQQIEELVRSLMSAKDKYPPSCASLQRLILSSLQR